A single window of Collinsella aerofaciens DNA harbors:
- a CDS encoding Mrp/NBP35 family ATP-binding protein, whose translation MGCEHAQAAGGQTSPSQFEENTLSEVKRVIAVLSGKGGVGKSFVTGAIATELSRHGHKVGVLDADITGPSIPKMFGMSGRHVHALGNLMLPEISEHGVKIMSSNLLLQNETDPVLWRGPVIAGAIRQFWSETSWGPIDYLMVDMPPGTGDVALTVFQSLPVDGIVIVTSPQDLVSMIVAKAVNMAEKMNVPILGIVENMSYIECPDCGKKIEVFGKSKLPEVAERYNLEILGQLPINPALAEACDKGEVETALPDGMLPQAVSAVEAIAPHETAEA comes from the coding sequence ATGGGTTGCGAGCACGCACAGGCAGCCGGCGGGCAAACGTCGCCGTCGCAATTTGAGGAGAATACGCTGTCCGAAGTCAAGCGCGTTATCGCCGTGCTTTCCGGTAAGGGCGGCGTCGGCAAGTCATTCGTCACCGGCGCCATCGCCACGGAGCTTTCCCGCCACGGTCACAAGGTCGGCGTCCTCGATGCCGATATTACCGGCCCCTCTATCCCTAAGATGTTCGGCATGAGCGGACGTCACGTCCACGCCCTCGGCAACCTTATGCTGCCCGAAATCTCCGAGCACGGCGTCAAGATTATGAGCTCTAACCTGCTGCTCCAAAACGAAACCGACCCCGTCCTCTGGCGCGGTCCGGTTATCGCGGGTGCCATCAGGCAGTTCTGGAGCGAAACCTCATGGGGCCCCATCGACTACCTGATGGTCGACATGCCTCCGGGAACGGGCGACGTCGCCCTCACCGTCTTCCAGTCGCTGCCCGTCGATGGCATCGTCATCGTCACGAGCCCGCAGGATCTGGTCTCGATGATCGTCGCCAAGGCGGTCAACATGGCCGAGAAGATGAACGTCCCCATTCTGGGAATCGTCGAAAACATGAGCTATATCGAGTGCCCCGATTGCGGCAAGAAGATCGAGGTCTTTGGCAAGAGCAAGCTCCCCGAGGTCGCCGAGCGTTACAACCTCGAGATCCTAGGGCAGCTTCCCATCAATCCGGCACTCGCCGAGGCTTGCGACAAGGGCGAGGTTGAGACCGCACTGCCCGACGGTATGCTGCCCCAAGCCGTCTCCGCTGTCGAGGCCATTGCCCCGCACGAGACCGCCGAGGCCTAA
- a CDS encoding NAD(P)/FAD-dependent oxidoreductase: protein MNTNASYDVLVIGGGASGLAAAITAARTGKSVCIVERDVACGLKLLATGNGRCNLSNESIDFQRYNRPAFVESVMGRQPEQELGSFFSSLGIMTTSEEGRLYPRSLRAESVRDALLNACNHLGITLICGANVASAFKAPEGWTLQIDRPARALKAKKHDDRKTEVRSLRKALADTPRKNETLQAKAVIIATGGSPADIAKTFNLSLTPQRPVLCPVSASVFGDQTALKTLDGLRVRARLTLTRNHEELWCEDGEALFRTFGISGVAAFNLSRRVQRGDTILLDVFPDLSKDELLDMLSQRVALLGSFSPRDPRWLDGMLAPQLSHVVCTAFEQCHPGSHDVIHLVSILKHFKMLVEGTTEERSAQVTRGGVPIESVSAPNLCVSNAADAPLYICGEALDIDADCGGFNLAWAWISGIRAASSL, encoded by the coding sequence GTGAACACAAACGCCTCCTATGACGTCTTGGTAATCGGCGGCGGGGCCTCGGGTCTCGCCGCCGCCATTACGGCCGCACGCACAGGCAAAAGCGTCTGCATCGTTGAGCGCGATGTTGCCTGCGGCCTTAAACTCCTTGCGACCGGCAACGGCCGCTGCAACCTTTCCAACGAATCAATTGATTTCCAGCGGTACAACCGCCCCGCATTCGTCGAATCCGTCATGGGTCGCCAGCCTGAGCAAGAACTCGGCAGTTTCTTCTCCTCGCTGGGCATCATGACGACCTCCGAGGAGGGCCGGCTGTATCCGCGCTCCCTTCGTGCCGAATCGGTGCGCGATGCGCTTCTCAACGCTTGCAATCACCTGGGTATCACCTTGATCTGTGGAGCAAACGTTGCCTCGGCATTCAAAGCCCCCGAGGGCTGGACACTCCAAATAGACCGTCCTGCGCGAGCACTCAAGGCAAAAAAGCACGACGACCGAAAAACGGAGGTCCGCTCACTTCGGAAGGCGCTCGCCGACACCCCTCGCAAGAACGAGACGCTGCAGGCAAAGGCCGTAATTATCGCTACGGGCGGCAGCCCCGCCGACATCGCGAAGACGTTCAATCTTTCCCTCACACCGCAGCGCCCCGTCCTCTGCCCCGTGTCGGCATCGGTCTTCGGCGACCAGACTGCGCTCAAGACGCTGGATGGCCTGCGCGTCCGCGCCCGTTTGACGCTCACCCGCAATCACGAGGAGCTCTGGTGCGAAGACGGAGAAGCGCTCTTCCGAACCTTTGGCATCTCGGGCGTTGCCGCCTTTAACCTCTCCCGTCGCGTCCAGCGCGGCGACACGATTCTGCTCGACGTTTTCCCCGACCTCTCCAAAGACGAGTTGCTCGATATGCTCAGCCAGCGAGTTGCGTTGCTCGGAAGCTTTTCACCCCGCGACCCCCGCTGGCTCGACGGCATGCTCGCCCCGCAGCTCTCTCACGTTGTCTGCACCGCATTCGAACAGTGCCACCCCGGGTCGCACGACGTCATCCATCTGGTCTCAATCCTCAAGCACTTTAAGATGCTCGTCGAGGGAACGACAGAGGAGCGTTCGGCCCAGGTCACGCGCGGCGGCGTGCCCATCGAGAGCGTCTCAGCTCCCAACCTCTGCGTGAGCAACGCGGCAGACGCCCCACTTTACATCTGTGGCGAGGCGCTCGACATCGATGCCGATTGCGGCGGTTTCAACCTTGCATGGGCTTGGATCTCGGGTATTCGCGCTGCAAGCAGCCTATAG
- a CDS encoding FAD-binding protein — translation MIEITQVHASLDEAGDEAACLAIGRRAVKRTLRCEDSQIKAIELHRKSIDARKKRDVHFFLSFRVELTSSRLEQEVVDRVAERDRSRIRMVDGEAPSFPNPVPNAPKGRPVVVGAGCAGLFAALTLAEAGLKPLLIERGDPALRRSQAIDLFLKERILDPESNIQFGLGGAGTFSDGKLNTGTKNPAHRLILETFVEAGSPRDILWDAKPHIGSDILPTVVTNISQRIEQLGGTVRYRTKLVDIQTDGSGAITGVDVQPPQETTSETIATKHLILACGHSARDVFELLKEHDVALAQKTFAMGVRIEHPQRDIDRAQYGPSAGHPALGAAPYKLVAHLPNGRSVFSFCMCPGGQVVAASSEQSHLCVNGASLNARNGRNANAALLVNVTPDDLPGDDPLAGIELQRVCERAAYRLGGSNWNAPAQLVGDFLAGRASTAPGKVKPTYPLGVTWTAIDDALPQHIVESLRLGIPLLGKKLRGYDRPDAVLTGVETRSSSPVTVIRDRTCHAVSNPGLYPCGEGAGYAGGIMSAATDGIRCAEALIADL, via the coding sequence ATGATCGAAATCACCCAAGTCCACGCGTCACTCGATGAGGCCGGCGACGAAGCCGCCTGCCTTGCTATTGGTAGACGCGCCGTCAAACGAACCCTGCGATGCGAGGATTCCCAGATTAAAGCCATTGAGCTCCATCGCAAGTCAATCGACGCCCGTAAAAAGCGAGATGTCCATTTTTTTTTGAGCTTTCGAGTCGAGCTGACAAGCTCCCGACTCGAGCAGGAGGTGGTCGACCGCGTCGCCGAGCGCGACCGCTCGCGCATCCGCATGGTAGACGGCGAGGCTCCTTCATTCCCCAACCCTGTCCCGAATGCACCCAAGGGGCGTCCCGTCGTTGTCGGCGCCGGTTGCGCCGGTCTCTTCGCCGCCCTGACCCTTGCCGAAGCGGGCCTTAAACCCCTGCTCATCGAGCGCGGCGACCCCGCACTTCGCCGCTCGCAAGCGATTGATCTCTTTCTTAAGGAGCGTATCCTCGATCCCGAAAGCAATATCCAATTTGGCCTGGGCGGCGCAGGGACCTTCTCGGACGGCAAGCTCAACACGGGAACCAAGAATCCTGCCCATCGACTGATTCTTGAGACCTTCGTCGAAGCGGGCTCACCTCGCGACATCCTGTGGGACGCCAAGCCGCACATTGGATCCGACATCCTCCCCACCGTCGTCACCAACATTTCTCAGCGCATCGAGCAGCTCGGTGGAACCGTCCGCTATCGAACAAAGCTCGTCGATATTCAAACCGATGGATCTGGCGCCATCACCGGCGTCGATGTCCAACCGCCCCAAGAAACCACAAGCGAGACAATCGCCACAAAGCACCTCATTCTCGCCTGCGGCCATTCCGCCCGCGACGTATTCGAGCTTCTCAAAGAACATGACGTTGCCCTCGCGCAAAAGACCTTTGCCATGGGCGTGCGCATCGAGCATCCACAGCGCGACATTGACCGTGCCCAATATGGCCCTTCGGCGGGACACCCGGCACTCGGAGCAGCCCCCTATAAGCTTGTCGCCCATCTCCCCAACGGCCGCAGCGTGTTCTCGTTTTGTATGTGCCCCGGCGGACAGGTTGTCGCGGCTTCTTCCGAGCAGAGCCATCTGTGCGTCAACGGCGCCAGCCTCAATGCTCGCAACGGACGCAACGCAAATGCCGCCCTACTCGTTAACGTCACACCTGACGATCTTCCCGGCGATGATCCGCTCGCAGGCATTGAGCTCCAGCGCGTCTGCGAGCGAGCCGCCTATCGCCTGGGTGGCTCCAACTGGAACGCGCCGGCACAGCTCGTCGGAGATTTCCTTGCGGGGCGCGCCAGCACGGCGCCCGGAAAGGTAAAACCAACCTATCCACTTGGCGTGACCTGGACGGCGATCGACGATGCCCTCCCGCAGCATATCGTCGAATCGCTCCGTTTGGGAATTCCCCTGCTCGGTAAGAAACTGCGTGGCTATGACCGCCCCGATGCGGTCCTCACTGGCGTGGAGACGCGTTCGAGCTCCCCGGTTACGGTCATCCGCGATCGAACATGCCACGCCGTGTCGAACCCGGGCCTTTACCCTTGCGGCGAGGGTGCCGGATATGCCGGCGGCATCATGAGTGCCGCCACCGACGGCATCCGTTGCGCTGAGGCGCTGATAGCAGACCTCTAG
- the uvrB gene encoding excinuclease ABC subunit UvrB, protein MAEFEVERVGGELKRFGVEGSEVPFKVVSPYEPAGSQPKAIESLVQGVRDGDRYQVLLGVTGSGKTFTMAKTIEALGKPTLVMAPNKTLAAQLASELKEFFPDNAVVYFVSYYDYYQPEAYVPQSDTYIEKDSSINEEVEMLRHQATASLLSRRDVIVVASVSCIYGIGSPEDYAGLAPNVDKKVPLERDDFIHALIDIQYDRNDYDLARGTFRVRGDVVDVYPPYAEHPLRFEFFGDEVELIAEIDEVTGEMLREYEAIPVWPASHYVTEKPKVKAALKSISEECEKRVAELKATDKLLEAQRLQQRTDYDLEMLETMGFCNGIENYSRHLDGRKPGEPPFTLIDYFPKDMLCIIDESHVTVPQIRGMHEGDRSRKVTLVEHGFRLPSALDNRPLRFDEFEARIPQFIYVSATPGDYELRVSQNDVEQIIRPTGLLDPKIDVRPVRGQIDDLEDEIRERVARKERVLVTTLTKRMAEDLTDHLLDAGIKVNYMHSDTATMDRVEILRTLREGKIDVLVGINLLREGLDLPEVSLVAILDADKEGFLRNRRSLIQTIGRAARNADGEVIMYADVVTDSMKEAIEETQRRREIQMAYNEEHGIVPKTVRKAINDISSFIAEAEKTVGSKGRSRGDSLGHGAFYTPDENGEGAAPETAAPEQTLAEQLEGLPHDELVRIVETMEEDMRNASAAMDFEEAARLRDAVVQIRAMLEGASEDETIERLRSQARKGSTFASGRKRQGARFRK, encoded by the coding sequence ATGGCGGAATTTGAAGTTGAGCGTGTTGGAGGAGAGCTTAAACGTTTTGGCGTTGAGGGCTCTGAGGTACCGTTTAAGGTCGTGTCTCCATACGAGCCCGCTGGCTCCCAGCCTAAGGCCATTGAGTCGCTTGTGCAGGGCGTGAGGGACGGAGATCGCTATCAGGTTTTGCTGGGCGTGACTGGTTCGGGCAAGACCTTCACGATGGCTAAGACTATTGAGGCCCTGGGGAAGCCGACGCTGGTTATGGCTCCCAATAAAACGCTTGCCGCTCAGCTTGCGAGCGAGCTCAAGGAATTCTTCCCTGACAACGCCGTGGTCTATTTTGTGTCGTACTACGATTACTATCAACCCGAAGCGTATGTGCCGCAAAGCGATACGTATATCGAGAAGGATTCCTCGATTAACGAAGAAGTTGAGATGCTGCGACATCAGGCGACCGCATCGCTGCTATCTCGACGCGATGTGATCGTCGTCGCATCGGTCTCGTGTATCTATGGCATTGGCTCTCCCGAGGACTATGCGGGCCTAGCTCCGAACGTCGACAAGAAGGTGCCGCTCGAGCGCGATGACTTTATCCATGCGCTTATCGATATCCAGTACGATCGCAATGACTATGATTTGGCACGTGGCACCTTCCGCGTGCGCGGCGATGTCGTCGACGTGTATCCACCCTATGCCGAGCATCCGTTGCGGTTTGAGTTCTTTGGCGACGAGGTTGAGCTGATTGCCGAGATCGACGAGGTCACCGGCGAGATGCTACGTGAGTACGAGGCCATTCCCGTGTGGCCGGCATCGCACTACGTGACTGAGAAGCCTAAGGTCAAAGCGGCTCTGAAATCAATCAGTGAAGAGTGCGAGAAGCGTGTGGCCGAGCTCAAGGCGACTGATAAGCTGCTCGAGGCGCAGCGTCTGCAGCAGCGCACCGACTATGATCTCGAGATGCTCGAGACCATGGGTTTCTGTAACGGTATCGAGAACTACTCGCGTCATCTGGACGGCCGAAAACCGGGCGAGCCGCCGTTTACCCTGATCGATTACTTTCCTAAGGATATGCTCTGCATCATCGACGAGAGCCATGTAACGGTGCCGCAGATCCGCGGCATGCACGAAGGCGACCGCTCGCGTAAGGTGACGCTGGTTGAGCATGGTTTTCGTCTGCCTTCGGCACTCGATAACCGCCCGCTTCGTTTCGATGAGTTTGAGGCGAGGATTCCCCAGTTCATCTACGTTTCGGCCACGCCGGGCGACTATGAGCTGCGGGTTAGCCAGAACGACGTTGAGCAGATTATTCGTCCGACCGGTCTGCTCGACCCCAAGATCGATGTGCGTCCGGTTCGTGGGCAGATTGACGATCTTGAGGACGAGATTCGCGAGCGCGTTGCCCGCAAGGAGCGCGTGCTGGTGACCACGCTCACCAAGCGCATGGCCGAGGACCTGACCGACCATCTGCTTGATGCCGGCATTAAGGTCAATTACATGCACTCCGATACAGCGACGATGGACCGCGTCGAGATCCTGCGAACGCTGCGCGAGGGAAAGATTGATGTTCTCGTTGGCATCAACCTGCTTCGCGAGGGTCTAGACCTTCCCGAGGTCTCGCTGGTGGCAATTCTCGACGCCGACAAGGAAGGCTTCTTGCGCAACCGCCGTTCGCTGATTCAGACGATTGGCCGTGCGGCCCGCAATGCCGACGGCGAGGTCATCATGTATGCAGACGTTGTGACCGATTCGATGAAAGAAGCCATCGAGGAGACACAGCGCCGTCGCGAGATTCAGATGGCATATAACGAAGAGCATGGCATTGTGCCCAAGACGGTCCGCAAGGCCATTAACGACATTTCGAGCTTTATTGCCGAGGCCGAAAAGACTGTGGGTTCGAAGGGGCGCTCGAGAGGCGATTCGCTGGGTCACGGTGCGTTCTATACACCCGACGAAAACGGCGAGGGCGCCGCGCCGGAGACGGCGGCACCCGAGCAGACGCTTGCCGAGCAGCTAGAAGGGCTACCGCATGACGAGCTCGTGCGGATCGTCGAGACCATGGAGGAAGACATGCGTAACGCTTCCGCCGCCATGGACTTTGAGGAGGCGGCGCGTCTGCGCGATGCCGTCGTTCAGATTCGGGCGATGCTTGAGGGCGCATCTGAGGACGAAACGATCGAGCGTTTGCGTTCGCAGGCTCGCAAGGGCTCTACCTTTGCTTCGGGCAGAAAACGCCAGGGTGCACGATTCAGGAAGTAG
- a CDS encoding lytic transglycosylase domain-containing protein translates to MPKTRFFTWYRLAPLAVMLVFGLISLVYSYAPAVFFKPLYPIDYEAYVKQSSISHNLDPYLVCAVIKSESNWDSKAESNQGAQGLMQLMPETAQDMIAKGLVDGSEYSADNLNDPATNIEFGCAYLSYLLTYFNGSTDSAIAAYNAGMGNVDGWAQQSTSLHNAITFPETQAYLIRVNNAWVRYKTLYPDRFV, encoded by the coding sequence ATGCCTAAGACACGTTTCTTTACGTGGTATCGCTTGGCGCCACTTGCCGTTATGCTCGTCTTCGGTCTTATTTCGCTCGTCTACTCGTATGCCCCTGCCGTCTTCTTTAAGCCTTTGTATCCAATTGACTACGAGGCGTACGTAAAGCAATCGAGCATTTCGCACAATCTTGATCCGTATCTGGTGTGTGCTGTCATAAAGTCGGAATCGAATTGGGATTCCAAGGCTGAGTCGAATCAAGGCGCTCAGGGATTGATGCAGCTGATGCCCGAGACTGCCCAGGATATGATTGCTAAGGGTCTTGTCGATGGTAGCGAGTATTCAGCCGACAACCTTAACGATCCCGCTACGAACATCGAGTTTGGCTGTGCGTATCTTTCGTATCTTCTAACGTATTTTAACGGGTCGACTGACAGTGCCATTGCCGCCTATAACGCCGGCATGGGCAATGTCGACGGATGGGCGCAGCAGAGCACTTCGCTTCATAATGCAATCACTTTTCCCGAGACGCAGGCGTATCTGATTCGTGTCAATAATGCCTGGGTTCGCTACAAGACCCTCTATCCCGATCGGTTCGTATAG
- the coaE gene encoding dephospho-CoA kinase (Dephospho-CoA kinase (CoaE) performs the final step in coenzyme A biosynthesis.) → MFTVFVLGNIASGKSTACRYLESHGAMLIDLDELAKSLYVPGSDIVNALAEEFGWDILDGEGGIRRNVLAARAFASPDTVARLNGIVHPVLIEQLSLRILDPVCCTVSSPRYPFAVVEVSAPTGFEDAFGLADEILVISAPLAVRRERAIHRGMESSDFDARSACQPDEASLCNLATTVIDNAAGDNSLYEQLDAWLARHGFGDVADKEEADA, encoded by the coding sequence ATGTTTACCGTTTTTGTCTTAGGCAATATTGCTTCGGGTAAATCGACTGCCTGCCGCTATCTCGAATCTCATGGCGCCATGCTTATCGATCTGGATGAGCTTGCCAAATCGCTGTATGTGCCAGGCTCCGATATCGTCAACGCCCTCGCGGAAGAATTCGGTTGGGACATTCTGGACGGGGAGGGCGGCATTCGCCGCAATGTCCTCGCTGCTCGAGCTTTCGCCTCTCCTGATACAGTTGCGCGGCTCAATGGCATCGTTCATCCGGTTCTCATCGAACAGCTGTCACTGAGGATTCTTGATCCGGTTTGCTGCACGGTTTCGTCCCCCCGTTATCCCTTTGCGGTTGTCGAGGTTTCTGCCCCGACTGGTTTTGAGGATGCTTTTGGCCTGGCTGATGAAATTCTGGTTATCAGCGCTCCTTTAGCAGTTCGTCGCGAGCGTGCCATTCATCGTGGTATGGAGTCCTCTGATTTTGATGCGCGCTCTGCATGCCAACCTGATGAGGCTTCGCTTTGTAATCTCGCTACGACGGTAATCGATAATGCGGCTGGCGATAACTCGCTCTATGAACAACTGGACGCATGGCTTGCGCGCCATGGCTTCGGGGATGTAGCGGATAAGGAGGAGGCCGATGCCTAA
- the rplT gene encoding 50S ribosomal protein L20, with the protein MARIKRAVAAKKKRRTVMHRAKGYYGAASRTYKHAKEQVQHSLQYQYRDRRNKKREIRSLWITRINAAARLNDISYSQFMHGLKVAGIELDRKVLAQMAYEDIESFNELAAIAKKALEA; encoded by the coding sequence ATGGCACGTATTAAGCGCGCTGTTGCCGCCAAGAAGAAGCGCCGTACCGTTATGCACCGTGCGAAGGGTTACTACGGTGCCGCTTCGCGTACTTACAAGCATGCTAAAGAGCAGGTCCAGCACTCCCTGCAGTATCAGTATCGTGATCGCCGCAACAAGAAGCGCGAGATCCGCTCTCTCTGGATCACCCGTATCAACGCTGCTGCTCGCCTGAACGACATCTCTTACTCTCAGTTCATGCACGGCCTGAAGGTTGCTGGCATTGAGCTCGACCGCAAGGTCCTGGCCCAGATGGCTTATGAGGACATCGAGTCCTTCAACGAGCTGGCTGCCATTGCCAAGAAGGCTCTCGAGGCCTAA
- the rpmI gene encoding 50S ribosomal protein L35 yields the protein MPKMKSHSGTKKRFRKTGTGKLMRAKAFKSHILSKKSTKRKRGFRQETEIAAADRKVIKSRLA from the coding sequence ATGCCTAAGATGAAGTCCCACAGCGGCACCAAGAAGCGTTTCCGCAAGACTGGTACCGGCAAGCTTATGCGCGCCAAGGCTTTCAAGAGCCACATCCTGAGCAAGAAGTCCACCAAGCGTAAGCGTGGCTTCCGTCAGGAGACCGAGATCGCCGCTGCCGACCGCAAGGTCATCAAGTCGCGTCTCGCCTAA
- the infC gene encoding translation initiation factor IF-3, with amino-acid sequence MEVGKIAKSDDTRINDEITASSCRLIGVDGSQLGLFAIRDAQRVADDQGLDLVEIAPNAEPPVCKVMDYGKFKYQQAMKAKAARKNQSKVEVKEMKFRPKIDVGDYETKKGHVLRFLKKGARVKITIMFRGREMAHPEQGLNVLERLAEDLKPYATVESKPKMEGRNMLMLLAPIKGAFDEDKAASDTK; translated from the coding sequence ATGGAGGTAGGGAAAATAGCTAAGTCTGATGACACCCGCATCAACGACGAGATCACTGCATCTTCGTGCCGTTTGATTGGCGTCGATGGCTCTCAGCTCGGCCTGTTCGCCATCCGCGATGCCCAGCGCGTCGCCGACGATCAGGGTCTCGACCTGGTCGAGATCGCTCCCAACGCGGAGCCGCCGGTCTGCAAGGTCATGGACTACGGTAAGTTCAAGTACCAGCAGGCCATGAAGGCCAAGGCCGCTCGTAAGAACCAGTCCAAGGTCGAGGTCAAGGAAATGAAGTTCCGACCCAAGATCGACGTTGGCGACTACGAGACCAAGAAGGGCCACGTTCTGCGTTTCCTCAAGAAGGGCGCACGCGTTAAGATCACCATCATGTTCCGCGGCCGTGAGATGGCTCACCCGGAGCAGGGTCTTAACGTTCTCGAGCGTCTCGCCGAGGATCTCAAGCCTTACGCTACGGTCGAGTCCAAGCCTAAGATGGAAGGCCGTAACATGCTTATGCTGCTCGCCCCGATTAAGGGCGCCTTCGATGAGGATAAAGCGGCAAGCGATACCAAGTAA
- a CDS encoding transglutaminase-like domain-containing protein, translating to MAVVDVLPSDGKVIDEGPVGCSVDVCCDDFRHLDIGLPPEILRLKDAGYLTQAVAACDRLLEQSPEPSLAACIRAERYRMLETPLHFSVSRDQAIAMIREEWPKFTEEQFDDLINRKRIDWRFIDGELFVLDNFLDSLRVYPKEVPGLRPDSTDGIALRNQMLREMESQNGLTRVITLKASVSVPGALEGEAVRAWLPVAAACRQQSQIEVLDMTSEGTVASENVSARTASWISSTEHSFSVTYRYHIDAAYCDIYGGALPSHACMDTPLPEDTSEDRPHIAFTPYLRQLTERVIDGLEDPLDRARAIYDYLTQHIDYRYQPPYLLLESIADDCAHSLRGDCGVMALTFITMCRIAGVPARWQSGLYVAPDSVGPHDWAEFYTPQTGWLNADVSFGSSARRMGEEWRRRHYFGNLDPWRMVANNRFQAEFVPAFDGMREDPYDNQMGEASVDGRGCRKREMLRKVELIEMLEVPFSD from the coding sequence ATGGCTGTTGTTGATGTTTTGCCTTCGGATGGGAAGGTTATTGACGAAGGTCCTGTTGGTTGCTCTGTTGATGTTTGCTGTGATGACTTTCGTCATCTCGATATTGGACTGCCGCCTGAGATTCTTCGTCTTAAGGATGCCGGGTATTTGACGCAGGCTGTTGCTGCCTGCGATCGCCTTCTGGAGCAGAGTCCTGAGCCTTCGCTGGCTGCTTGTATTCGTGCCGAGCGGTATCGCATGCTCGAGACGCCGCTTCATTTTTCGGTGTCGCGCGATCAGGCTATTGCGATGATTCGCGAGGAGTGGCCAAAGTTTACCGAAGAGCAGTTTGATGACCTGATTAATCGTAAGCGTATTGACTGGCGCTTTATCGATGGCGAGCTGTTCGTTCTCGACAACTTCCTCGATTCGCTTCGCGTGTACCCTAAGGAGGTTCCGGGCCTGCGTCCCGATTCTACGGACGGCATTGCGCTGCGTAACCAGATGCTCAGGGAGATGGAGTCGCAAAACGGGTTGACTCGCGTCATCACGCTTAAGGCATCCGTGTCTGTCCCCGGGGCTCTGGAGGGAGAGGCCGTTCGCGCGTGGCTTCCCGTTGCCGCCGCCTGTCGTCAACAGTCTCAAATCGAGGTTCTCGATATGACGTCGGAGGGTACCGTTGCCTCTGAAAACGTTTCGGCTCGTACTGCCTCTTGGATATCTTCGACTGAACATTCATTCTCGGTGACCTATCGCTATCACATCGATGCTGCCTATTGCGATATCTATGGTGGCGCGCTCCCATCGCATGCGTGCATGGACACGCCGCTGCCCGAGGACACTTCCGAGGACCGTCCGCATATTGCGTTTACGCCGTATCTGCGACAGTTGACGGAGCGTGTCATTGACGGGCTCGAGGATCCGCTCGATCGCGCTCGTGCAATCTATGATTACCTGACACAGCATATCGACTATCGCTATCAGCCACCGTACCTGCTTTTGGAATCTATTGCCGACGACTGTGCACACTCGCTCCGCGGCGATTGCGGCGTTATGGCGCTCACGTTTATCACCATGTGCCGCATTGCGGGCGTTCCTGCCCGTTGGCAGAGCGGCCTGTATGTTGCTCCCGATTCGGTGGGGCCGCACGATTGGGCTGAGTTCTATACGCCACAGACCGGTTGGCTTAACGCCGACGTATCGTTTGGTTCCTCGGCACGCAGGATGGGGGAGGAATGGCGTCGTCGTCACTACTTTGGCAATCTCGACCCGTGGCGTATGGTGGCCAACAACCGATTCCAGGCTGAATTTGTGCCTGCTTTCGATGGTATGCGCGAGGATCCCTATGACAACCAGATGGGCGAGGCCTCGGTTGACGGACGTGGATGTCGTAAGCGGGAGATGTTGCGCAAGGTTGAGCTTATCGAAATGCTCGAAGTTCCATTTTCGGACTAA